Below is a genomic region from Hyalangium minutum.
GTTCCTCGCGCCCGCCGACTACCCCACGCTTCGGGCCTTCCTGGGTGTGGGCAGCCTGTGGTTCCTGGCCCGAATCATTGAACTCGTCCGCGAGCCTCGGCGCCTGCCCGTGGCGCGCCGCGCGTGGCATGCCGTGGGGCTGGTGGATACCCGCTTCACGCGCCGCATGGCTCCCGGCGTGGACCGGCCCGCGCTGATCCGCCTGCTCCTGTGCGCGCCGCTCGTCGTCACGGGCTGGGCCGGGGTGTACTTCAGCGGCCAGCACCTCTCGGGCTCGCTCTATTGGGCGATTCGCTGGGCCTCCGGGGCCCTCCTCCTTTATATGGCGGTCGAGGTCGTCGTCTCCGCGGTGATCCTCGGCTACCGGCTGCTGGGCGTGGACCCGCGTCCGCTCCACGATGATCCGATCCGCTCGAAGAGCATCGGCGAGTTCTGGGGCCGGCGCTGGAACCGGGCCGTCCACCGCTTCCTCAAGCTGAACGTCTTTGCCCCCGTGGCGCGACGAGGCCACACAGAGCTGGGGCTGGCGCTCACCTTCGTGGTCAGCGGCCTGTTCCACTTCGCCTTCATGGTGCCAGCGGTGGGGCTGGGCTGGGCTGCGATAATGGGCGTCTTCTTCGTGCTCCAGCTTCCCTTGTTCTGGCTGGAGCGGGCCCTGGGCGTGGCGCGCTGGCGGGCGCCCCTGGCTCGGGTGTGGACCCTCTCCCTGCTGCTCGTGTTCTCCCCGCTCTTCGTCGAGCCGGTGCTCCAGATCGTCGACACCTGGAGCGCGGCTGGGAGCTAGGGGCCGGTCCCGGGCGGGACACCGGCATCTCCTCTGCGCCCCTCCAGTTCCGGAGGACGCGGGCTGCCCGGCTTGCCCCACTCGGAGGGCGCGGGCGGCACGGCGGTGCCCTTCGGCGCCTGGCGCTCAGCCGCCGGTGCTTCGTCCCCTACTCCAGTAGCGCCGTGCGCCGGACGCGCTTCCGGAGGCTTGGGGGTCTCAGCAGCCGCTGCCGGTGCAGCAGGGCTCTCCGCTGCCGGCTGTGCGGGAGGGCTCTCCGGCGCGGGAGGAGCGGTGACGGGCTTCCCGTCCTCGCATCCCCCCAACAGGAGACCGGCGAGCAGGAACGGAGCAATGGCGCTGCGCATGAGAGGCATCTCCTCTGAAGAAAGACTACGGGCCGGCAGGCTTCGGCCAGAAGGCAGGAGCGCTAGCCCCCTCCGCGGACAGGACACGCTCCTTCGTCTTCGTGTCCCAGACTTGAACGGAGTGCGGGTCGCCGTAGTTGGAGATGAGCAGGAACGCGTCCTGGGTCTGGATGCCCAGGAAGTCATCCTTCTTGGCCAGCAGCCCCTCCACCTCCACCAGCTTTCCGCCCTGCTCCCAGGCCACGGGGACCGAGGGATAGAGGTACTCGCCGCCTTGCGATCCCCGGTAGTAGACCGTGCCGCCCGGCGTGGAGACCTGCATCCACTGCCCGGACTCGTCCTGCCCAGGGAAGGCCGCATCCAGCTTCTTCACCGCCGCCTCCGGAGCATCGTCGCCCACCATGCGATCGGACGACACAGACGCATTCGCCACGGGCTGCAGCGTCTTCACCGTGTCGAGCTCCCTCGTACCCGGCGCCAGGTCCGACTCGAAGCCGCTGGCCTTCGTCTCGAGGTGCTTCCAGGCACCGTCCTCTAGCCGGTACGCATGCGCGAGCCCCGGAGAACCCTCCACACCCTCGGGCAACGCGTAGCTCTTGCCCTCGAAGGTCAGCACCGTCTTTCCACCCGGCCCCTTCTTCGTCTTCCGGGTGACGTAGATGTCGGTGACGAGGGCCACCACCTGCCCCTTCTTGTCGAAAGAGATCTGCTCGATGGCCGGCTTGTCCTGGTCCCCCGCCCCGACGCCTCCGGGCAGGGTCTTCAAGTCCAGCGCCTTGCCCGTGTGCGCGACCAGGTCCACCCGCCACGCCTTGGGCTGCTCACCCTCGCCCGAGGGCCAGGTGAACACCACGCCCTCCTTGCCGTCCGGGCTCCAGGAGACCATGGACCGGTCGCACGCGGCGTTGAAGACAAAGAGAACCGTGGGCTCCCCACTTGCTGGGAGTGATTGACGCACCCACTGGCAGCGCTCGGGGTCCGAAGGGCTCAGGTAGGACACCGTAGGCCCAGCAGCCGGAGCCGGCGTGGGCGCGGGCGGCGCGGCAGGAGCAGTGGGCGCAGGCGGAGGCGCCTGGGGAGGGGTGGCCGCAGCGGGGGCGCTCGGCTCCGGAGCCGGGGTGGCAGCGGGCTTTTCGGACTTGCAGCCCGCCAGCACGAGGGCGGCGAGCAGGGCACGGCTCCAGCGGCGCAGCGTCATGAGGTTCCTCAACGGTCCGGGGTGCAACAGGAGGGGGCCAGACTACCCCGCTCCAGCGAGCCCGCGTGTGCTAAAGGGCCCCCCATGCCCAAGATTCGCAAGATCCTCATCGCCAACCGCGGAGAGATCGCCATCCGGGTGATGCGCACCTGCAAGGAGCTCGGCATCGCCACGGTGGCCGTGTACTCCGAGGCCGACCGCTCCGCGCTCCACGTGCGCATGGCAGACCAGGCCTACCTGGTCGGCCCGCCGCCCTCGCGAGAGAGCTACCTGGTGCAGGAGCGCATCATCGAGGCGGCCAAGCAGTCCGGCGCGGACGCCATCCACCCGGGCTACGGCTTCCTCTCGGAGAACGCCTCGTTCGTCCGGGCCTGCGAGAAGGCAGGCATCACCTTCATCGGCCCGCCGGCCTCGGCCATGGACTCCATGGGCGAGAAGACGCGCGCTCGCCAGAACATGATCAAGGTGGGAGTGCCGGTGGTGCCGGGCACCGCCGAGCCCATCCCCACGGAGGAGCAGGCGCGCTCGTACGCAGAGGAGATCGGCTTCCCCATCATGCTCAAGGCGGCCGGTGGCGGTGGCGGCAAGGGCATGCGCCGGGTGGAGAGCCTGCAGGAGTTCAGCTCCGCGTGGCGCGGCGCCAAGAGCGAGGCGATGAGCGCGTTCGGCAATGACGCGGTCTACATCGAGAAGTACCTGGAGAAGCCCCACCACGTGGAGATTCAAGTCTTCGCGGACCAGCACGGCAACGTGGTGCACCTGAACGAGCGCGAGTGCTCGGCGCAGCGCCGCCACCAGAAGGTGGTGGAGGAGACGCCCAGCCCCATCCTCACCCCGGAGCTGCGCGCGAAGATGGGCGCGGTGGCGGTGCAGGCGGCCAAGGCGGTGAACTACGTGGGCGCCGGGACGGTGGAGTTCCTGGTGGACGTGCACCGCAACTTCTACTTCCTGGAGATGAACACGCGCCTGCAGGTGGAGCACCCGGTGACGGAGTGGGTGACCGGCCTGGACCTGGTGGCGCTGCAGATCAAAGTCGCCGAGGGCGAGAAGCTGCCCTTCACGGGGACGGTGGAGCCGCGCGGCCACGCCATCGAGGTGCGCATCTACGCGGAGGACCCGGCGCGCAACTTCATGCCGAGCCCCGGGAAGATTCAGTACCTGCGGGTGCCGGGCGGGCCGAACGTGCGAGACGACTCGGGCGTGTTCGCGGGCTACACGGTGCCCAACTTCTACGACCCGATGATCTCCAAGCTCTCCGTGTGGGCGCCCACGCGGGCCGAGGCGATTGCCCGGGCGCGCCGCGCGCTGAGCGAGTACGTGGTGAAGGGCATCACCACGAACACGCGCTACCTGTCGGCCATCCTGGCGCACCCGGAGTTCGCCGGCGGCGACTACGACACGAGCTTCTTGACGCGCGAGCACACCGTGCTGCTCGGCCAGGATGACCCGAAGCTGCAAGAGGTGGCCTTGCTGGCGAGCACGCTGTTCGCGCACCAGCGGGACCAGAAGAAGGCGAAGACCCTGCCCCAGAAGGCGGGCGCGGCGGCGAGCACCGGGGGCATGTCCCCGTGGCGCCTGGGCCTGCGCACCCGGCGGCGTTAGCACTCCCCTCTCTCTCTCTCGAGACACTCACTCCATGCGTTACTTCGCGAAGCTGCAGGGCCAGAAGGAAGCGGTGCCGGTGGACATCGAGCACCTCGGGGGCACCCAGTACCGGCTGACGCTCCATGAAAAGACGTACACGGTGGACGCGCTCACGCTGGACCACGGGGCGGTGTCCCTGCTGGTGGACGGCACCTCCTACCCCGTCGAGTTCGAGGAGAGCGGCGATGAGGTGGGCGTGCTGGTGCGCGGGCAAGTCACTCGGGTGGACGTGGCGGACGAGCGGCGGCTGCGGCTGCGCGCGGCCTCGGCGGGCTTCAGCGCGGAGGGCAAGCAGGTCATCAGCGCCCCCATGCCCGGCAAGGTGGTGAAGGTGCTGGTGAAGCAGGGCGACGAGGTGAAGGAGGGCCAGGGCCTCATCGTGGTGGAGGCCATGAAGATGGAGAACGAGCTGAAGAGCCCCAAGGCCGGCAAGGTGGTGGAGCTGCTGGCCAAGGAGGGCACGACGGTCGAGAACAACGCGAAGCTCGCAGTCGTGGAGTGATGTGATGGCGGACATCAAGGACGAGAAGGCTCGCTGGCAGAAACAGGTCTACGAGAAGGCCAAGGCGAAGGGCGGCGAGCGCCACCCCTCGTTCGTCACCTCCAGTGGCCTCGAACAGAAGCCCGTCTACACACCGGACGACGTGCCGGGCGAGTACACCGAGCAGCTCGGGTTCCCGGGCGAGTACCCCTTCACCCGCGGCGTGCAGCCCACCATGTACCGCGGGCGCTTCTGGACGATGCGCCAGTACGCGGGCTTCGGCTCGGCCGAGGAGTCCAACCAGCGCTACCACTACCTGCTCCAGTCGGGGCAGACGGGCCTGTCCGTGGCCTTTGACTTGCCCACGCAGATGGGGCGGGACGCGGACCACTCGCGGGCGCGCGGTGAGGTGGGCAAGGTGGGCGTATCCATCTCCTCGCTGAAGGACATGGAGGTGCTGCTCAAGGGGCTGCCCCTGGCGGACGTGTCCACGTCGATGACGATCAACGCCACAGCGCCCATCCTCCTGAGCCTCTACGCGGCGGTGGGCGAGCAGAACGGCGTGGCGCTGGAGCAGCTCTCGGGGACGGTGCAGAACGACATCCTCAAGGAGTACATGGCGCGCGGGACGTACATCTACCCGCCCGAGCCCTCGCTGCGGCTCATCACCAACATGTTCGCGTTCTGCGCGAAGCGGATTCCCAAGTGGAATCCCATCTCCATCAGCGGCTACCACATCCGCGAGGCCGGCTCGACGGCGGCCCAGGAGATCGGCTTCACGCTGGCGGACGGCATCGCCTACGTGGAGGCGGCGCTCAAGGCGGGCCTGCAGGTGGATGAGTTCGCCGGGCGCCTGTCGTTCTTCTTCAACGTCCACAACAACTTCCTGGAAGAGGTGGCGAAGTTCCGGGCGGCGCGGCGGCTGTGGGCGCGCATCATGAAGGAGCGCTTCAAGGCGAAGGATCCGCGCTCGATGATGCTGCGCTTCCACGCGCAGACGGCGGGCAGCACGCTCACGGCGCAGCAGGTGGACAACAACGTGGTGCGCGTGGCGCTCCAGGCCCTGGCCGCGGTGATGGGTGGGGCCCAGTCGCTGCACACCAACAGCCGGGACGAGGCCCTGGCGCTGCCCTCCGAGGAAGCCGCGCGGCTGGCCCTGCGCACGCAGCAGGTGATCGCCTACGAGTCCGGCGTGGCGGACATCATCGACCCGATGGGCGGCTCGTACGCCGTGGAGTCGATGACGGACGAGCTGGAGGCCAAGGCCCAGGACTACCTCCGCCGCATCGACGACATGGGCGGCATGGTGCGCGCCATCGCCCAGGGCTACCCGCAGGGCGAAATCCAGGAGGCCGCGTACCAGGCGCAGCGGGACTTGGAGCAGAAGCGCTCGGTGGTGGTGGGCGTGAACCAGTTCCAGATCAAGGAGCCGCCTCCGCAGGGGCTGCTGCGCGTGGACGAGACCGTGGAGCGCACGCAGACCGAGCGGCTCAAGAAGCTGCGCGCGGAGCGGGACAACGCGGCGGCCACGCGGACGGTGGATGCGCTCCGCAAGGCCGCGGCGACGCCGGACGAGAACCTCATGCCGCTCATCCTGGACGCAGTGAAGGCCTATGCGACGCTGGGTGAAATCTCCGACGCCATGCGGGACGTCTTCGGCGAGCACCAGGAGCATGTGGTGCTGTAGGCCACGCCTCGGACCCGTTCCGAGGTGATGTGCCGCTCAGATTTGAACGTTCCATGGCGGACGAGGCTCGACGCCGGGGCCAGATTCGCCACGATACGGTGGCAGCCCAAGCTCGAGCCCCCTGTGGACCCCCAAGCGCTCATTGATGCCACCCGAGGGGCGCTGTCGTACTCGCGCGAAACCTTCAACGCGATCGCCAGCGCATGCCCCCTGGCCCTCATGATTCTGGATGCACGGGGCCGTGTGCAGTTCTGGAACTCCGCCGCGGAGCGGATCTTCGGTTGGAGCAAAAACGAAGTACTCGGGCGCTTCCTGCCCAGCATTCCC
It encodes:
- the accC gene encoding acetyl-CoA carboxylase biotin carboxylase subunit; translation: MPKIRKILIANRGEIAIRVMRTCKELGIATVAVYSEADRSALHVRMADQAYLVGPPPSRESYLVQERIIEAAKQSGADAIHPGYGFLSENASFVRACEKAGITFIGPPASAMDSMGEKTRARQNMIKVGVPVVPGTAEPIPTEEQARSYAEEIGFPIMLKAAGGGGGKGMRRVESLQEFSSAWRGAKSEAMSAFGNDAVYIEKYLEKPHHVEIQVFADQHGNVVHLNERECSAQRRHQKVVEETPSPILTPELRAKMGAVAVQAAKAVNYVGAGTVEFLVDVHRNFYFLEMNTRLQVEHPVTEWVTGLDLVALQIKVAEGEKLPFTGTVEPRGHAIEVRIYAEDPARNFMPSPGKIQYLRVPGGPNVRDDSGVFAGYTVPNFYDPMISKLSVWAPTRAEAIARARRALSEYVVKGITTNTRYLSAILAHPEFAGGDYDTSFLTREHTVLLGQDDPKLQEVALLASTLFAHQRDQKKAKTLPQKAGAAASTGGMSPWRLGLRTRRR
- a CDS encoding DUF2118 domain-containing protein, translating into MRYFAKLQGQKEAVPVDIEHLGGTQYRLTLHEKTYTVDALTLDHGAVSLLVDGTSYPVEFEESGDEVGVLVRGQVTRVDVADERRLRLRAASAGFSAEGKQVISAPMPGKVVKVLVKQGDEVKEGQGLIVVEAMKMENELKSPKAGKVVELLAKEGTTVENNAKLAVVE
- a CDS encoding MBOAT family protein, coding for MLLLVLYVGLIYAAGLLAALLADGPVWRRVLALMVMGTALVVPFLAPADYPTLRAFLGVGSLWFLARIIELVREPRRLPVARRAWHAVGLVDTRFTRRMAPGVDRPALIRLLLCAPLVVTGWAGVYFSGQHLSGSLYWAIRWASGALLLYMAVEVVVSAVILGYRLLGVDPRPLHDDPIRSKSIGEFWGRRWNRAVHRFLKLNVFAPVARRGHTELGLALTFVVSGLFHFAFMVPAVGLGWAAIMGVFFVLQLPLFWLERALGVARWRAPLARVWTLSLLLVFSPLFVEPVLQIVDTWSAAGS
- a CDS encoding acyl-CoA mutase large subunit family protein → MADIKDEKARWQKQVYEKAKAKGGERHPSFVTSSGLEQKPVYTPDDVPGEYTEQLGFPGEYPFTRGVQPTMYRGRFWTMRQYAGFGSAEESNQRYHYLLQSGQTGLSVAFDLPTQMGRDADHSRARGEVGKVGVSISSLKDMEVLLKGLPLADVSTSMTINATAPILLSLYAAVGEQNGVALEQLSGTVQNDILKEYMARGTYIYPPEPSLRLITNMFAFCAKRIPKWNPISISGYHIREAGSTAAQEIGFTLADGIAYVEAALKAGLQVDEFAGRLSFFFNVHNNFLEEVAKFRAARRLWARIMKERFKAKDPRSMMLRFHAQTAGSTLTAQQVDNNVVRVALQALAAVMGGAQSLHTNSRDEALALPSEEAARLALRTQQVIAYESGVADIIDPMGGSYAVESMTDELEAKAQDYLRRIDDMGGMVRAIAQGYPQGEIQEAAYQAQRDLEQKRSVVVGVNQFQIKEPPPQGLLRVDETVERTQTERLKKLRAERDNAAATRTVDALRKAAATPDENLMPLILDAVKAYATLGEISDAMRDVFGEHQEHVVL